In one Drosophila pseudoobscura strain MV-25-SWS-2005 chromosome X, UCI_Dpse_MV25, whole genome shotgun sequence genomic region, the following are encoded:
- the LOC6902219 gene encoding oocyte zinc finger protein XlCOF6.1 isoform X2 has protein sequence MQCVACSNTKSSRKKNIIIDLQQGKQLEINKLNLHGDLQSIFLAASLLSVDLIFNEEGSCPLCNKTFSRKSSLMTHIRNHSAERKFVCTYCNKGFTQAANLRNHERIHTNDRPYQCVDCGKTFTQITNLNNHRRLHTGERPFVCNEPECGRSFAQVTNLNNHMKSHHKVQQYCCNVCNKKFTQVTSLNQHLQAHAGVSGYFCPRCPDKNFKLQSQLHTHMKSHGLAFPYECGKCDEKFLQQAHLDQHLKMHDEFKFKCDICPSSFNQESLLKKHVQRHVEGRYLSCPVANCTESFAVRQHLSKHLLTNHSHHELPPPKRSKKTVTLQSPQQPLAMIGQPLSLQHTTGQRGRPPKNKNKTTGTLAATAIKIEINEPLHSQNIISSASGLSIQQQINQHMQQQAQQQAQQQHQQQQQHLHLSMGQAVKARFIPTK, from the exons atgcaatgCGTGGCATGCAGCAACACAAAAtcaagcagaaaaaaaaatataattatagaCTTGCAACAGGGAAAACAATTAGAAATAAACAAACTGAATTTGCACGGGGACTTGCAGTCCATATTTTTGGCCGCCAGCTTGTTGAGC GTGGATCTGATATTCAATGAGGAGGGGTCCTGCCCCCTTTGCAATAAGACGTTCTCGCGCAAATCCTCGCTGATGACGCACATACGGAACCACTCGGCGGAGCGTAAATTTGTTTGCACCTACTGCAACAAAG GCTTCACCCAGGCGGCCAATCTGCGGAATCATGAACGTATCCACACGAACGATCGTCCGTACCAGTGCGTCGATTGTGGCAAGACCTTCACACAGATCACGAACCTAAATAATCATCGGCGCCTGCACACCGGCGAGCGGCCCTTCGTCTGCAATGAGCCCGAATGCGGGCGCAGCTTTGCCCAG GTGACCAACCTCAACAATCACATGAAGTCACACCACAAGGTGCAACAATACTGCTGCAACGTATGCAACAAGAAGTTCACTCAGGTCACCTCACTGAACCAGCACCTGCAGGCGCATGCCGGTGTCAGCGGCTACTTCTGTCCGCGTTGTCCCGATAAGAACTTCAAGCTGCAGTCACAGTTGCACACGCACATGAAATCGCACGGCCTGGCCTTCCCCTACGAGTGCGGCAAGTGCGACGAGAAGTTCCTGCAGCAGGCTCACCTCGACCAGCACCTGAAGATGCACGACGAGTTCAAGTTCAAGTGCGACATCTGCCCCAGCAGCTTCAACCAAGAGTCGCTGCTGAAGAAGCATGTGCAGCGGCATGTCGAGGGTCGGTATCTCAGTTGTCCAGTGGCCAACTGTACGGAATCGTTCGCCGTACGCCAGCACCTGTCCAAGCATTTGCTCACAAATCACTCCCATCACGAGCTACCGCCACCGAAGCGCTCCAAAAAGACGGTCACGCTGCAGTCGCCACAACAGCCACTGGCGATGATCGGCCAGCCGCTTTCGCTGCAGCACACGACGGGGCAGC GTGGACGACCGCCGAAAAATAAGAACAAAACGACCGGCACCTTGGCCGCCACGGCTATTAAGATTGAGATCAATGAGCCGCTACACAGCCAGAATATCATCAGCAGTGCCAGTGGGCTTTCCATCCAACAGCAGATCAACCAGCACATGCAACAGCAGGCGCAAcagcaggcgcagcagcaacatcagcaacagcagcagcatctacATCTGTCCATGGGCCAGGCGGTCAAGGCGCGGTTCATACCCACCAAGTAG